ATCTGAGTGAGAGAACTATGCGGTTAGAACAGACTAAATGTGTGATATTTGATTGCGATGGCACGCTTATCGACAGTGAAAAGCTGTGCTGCCAAGCCTTAGTCAATGTCTTCAGCGAATTTGGGGCCAAGCTAAACCTCAACGACTGCTACGCTCACTTTCAAGGGGGGAAGCTAGCCGATATTTTAATGGACACACAGACACGCCTGGGCCTGTCTATCTCCATTGACACACTAGAGCCATTATATCGAGCAGAACTAGAAGCACTGTTTCAACGTCACCTGAAGCCAATGGATGGGGCCGTTGAACTGATTGAGTTTCTAAAGAACCAAGACATAGAATTTTGTATCGCTTCAAACGCACCTAAATCTCGTGTTGAATCTTCCCTTGCGATGACTGGTATGCTCGACGATTTTAAAGGTAAGGTGTTTTCAGCATTCGATGCAAATAGCTGGAAGCCAGAACCTGACTTGATCATGTACACAGCAATGAATATGGGCTTTTTGCCAAACGAGTGTATTTATGTTGATGATACCTTGAAAGGCATAGAAGCAGGGGTCCGTGCTGGCATTCAGTCATTTAGGTTAAGACCAAATCTAGACGAATCAGTAGATGGCAATCCAAAAGCCGACACAGCGGAGCTAGCGGCTCAGGACATCTATAGTTTGGAAGAGATTTCTCTCTGGATTAATGGCAAGCACTGCTCAAGTGGTGATAAACCGAACTCTGCAGCTTTGGTGGGTTAGCGCCTAGTTGAAGGCTGAGTACTTTACTAAATTGTTTTGTGTGAAACCCGCAGGATGCGCAAGTAAACTTCTCTCCACTTTCTGAAAGTAGGTATTCGTCATGTTGGCATAAAGGGCATGTCACGTCTTCGATGTTTGGTGCTTCTGTTTTATTCATTATGTGTCACCTGCAGCAAGAGGGTAAGCGAAAATAAGACCCGTATAGATAGACTACTCTTAAGCTCGTTTATTAGACAGTTTTGCTCATTTATATTCTCTCCTTTGCGACTTGCTTCATGGTAATGATAACTTCATCGTTAGTGGCGCATTTTTCTTATGGTATTAACGCCATCCAATAAAAAAGGACTCATGTGAGCCCTTATTTGTTGTTGCCCCTTTGCTCTATAAACGAGATGATTCTTTCGCGCGAGCTAGGTGCCTGTTATCTACAAACGTTTAGGTGCGATATCTCGCCAATGTCTGCGATAGGGTTACAGACGCTTCCGTCAACTTAGACACGCCATTCGATGAGTTTTGTGCCACTTCTTTAATCACATCAGATTGACTGCGAATGTCGTTAAGCTCAGCTGCAATGGTATTTGCTACGTTGCTTTGCTCATCCGCTGACGTGGCGATTTGAATACTCATATCCATCAGCGCTTGAGCTGAATCGGCGATTGAGTTAACGTCGTCACCGATATTAGAAATCAGCTGGCTGCTAGTTTGTGCTTGGTCGACCGTTTGCTCTGTGATCTTAGCGATATTTCGGCTCTCTTGTTGCAAACGCTCAATCATCGCTTGGATTTCTACCGTGGCAGACTGAGTTCTGCTTGCAAGTGTTCTTACCTCATCGGCAACAACCGCAAAACCTCGACCTTGTTCCCCCGCACGAGCTGCTTCGATCGCTGCGTTGAGTGCTAACAGATTTGTTTGCTCTGAGATCGCGTTAATTGTGGTGATTACTTCATTAATTTGGCTAGTGTTAACGTTCAGGCTTGTTACTGAAGAAGAGGTTTGCTCAATCAAAGAGGAAAGTGTGGTGATCTCTGAGATAGCGTGCTGAACTTTGGCGTGGCTGTCATTGATTTGTTGTGCGTCTTGCTCAGTTTGCTCGGTAGAGCGTGCAGAAATGTTAGACACTTCATTCGCTGAAGCCGTCATCTGATCCATAGCTGTCGCAACAGAATCGAGAGAAGCGTTCTGACTCATGATTTGTGTTTCGCTGCGTTTCATCTCAGTTTCGAAGGAAGAGGAGGTTTCACTAAGCGTAGCAGCACTTTGGTTCACATTGTTAACTAGCTCAGTCAACGTATCCATGGAACGATCTAGTGCGCAGCCTATCGTACCAAATTCATCACGTCCAGGGTGGAATCCGAGTCGTGAGGTTAGGTCACCGTCACCAATCTTTTGAGTGGTTGTGTAAAGTACCCAAAGTGCACCACCTAAGAAAGTTGCGACCCAGTAACAGAAAAGACCGAAAGGCACACACCATAAAAAGCTGAGTAATAAGGTGTACAGTGCTTGCTGCTTTTGGTTTTGAATATCGTTGTTAGAAACGGTTAATGAGTAATAATTGCCATCATTAGCGATTGCCGTTGCAGCCACAACACCATTACTTGAAATCGTAGTTTGTTGTGGACGAGGTTGTTGAGTAATGCCACTCACGTTAGTAGGGTTGTCTGATGCTGACAAAATGCCTTGGAGTTTATACTCGGCTTGATGCTTTGCACTAGCGTCAATATATTCCACTTTATTAACGTAATTTAAGCCTGACAAGCTTGCCACAGCGGCGAGAAAGATTAAGAAAATAACCCAAAATTTGTCGTTAATAGACATTTTGATAAACAGTTTGTCTATCGTTCGAAATTGTACTTCTTTCATAAAAACTCCACGGTAAATCCTTTACCGTGGACTCTAAATAACCGACCTCAAGAAAAATGTGATACAAGCCGAGTAATTGTGAAAACTAATGATATAGACATTCCATAAATGAGAGATTGATCGACTATATCATTAGTGAATTGCTTTATTAACCGAGTGACGGTAATAACCCTACAGATATAAGGATTTGAATTGCAATGATAAATACACCAACGCCACCCGCTAAGAACAGTGCTTTGCTCCCGCCCAAAACTTGGTAATTAGATTGTGAGCCGTTAGTCGCGATGGTGAAGTCTGTGTAGCGTACTTTGTAGACCATGACAGTAGGTAAAAGAATGGCTAATACAGAAAGTGCGATGGCTGCGTAACCCAAAGCCATGATGAAGCCTTGTGGGTAAAATAGCGCAAAGCCCAGCGGTGGTAAGAAAGTAATAACGGCAGTCTTTACGCGTTTTGCACTACCTAGTTTATTGCTTAATGAGTCGCCCATAAATTCGAACAGACCTAAGCTAACACCGATAAAAGACGTAAGAAGAGCGAGATCGGCAAACACACCAACGATCACACTTAGATTTGACTGATGCACAGTTTGCGACAGCGATACCAAAAGTGCACCCAAGCTTGTGTCAGAAAGCAACTGCTCTTGGCTCACAACACCTAAAGTAACGCCTTGCCAAAAAATGTAGATAATTAAAGGTAGTGCAGAACCTACAATCATTACTTTGCGTAGTGAGCGTACATCACCATCAAGGTATCTTACGATAGAAGGGATACTGCCGTGGAAGCCGAAAGAGGTGAACACGACTGGAATTGCCGCAACAATCAGACCTTGCTGTAGTGGCATGCTCAATAGGTATTGAGAAGTAATGTTAGGTGCTAAGAAGCTCAGAACCAAAACCATAGCGACCAGTTTTAGCCCAAATAATACACGGTTAACCTTATCAACACTGTGCGTACCAATAGTTACAACACCAGCCACCAACAATGTAAACAGCAAAGTCGTCACTTGGCCATTGAGCTTAATTCCTGCGATGTCGGCAATTCGTTGATTAAACTGCGCACCACCGCCTGCGATGTAAGCGGCGCACAGTGCGTAAAATAGAAACATAACTGCGAAGCTCGCAATCCACTTTCCTTTTGTTCCTAAAATGGTGTGAGCCAAAGTGTGTAGGGTGGCATCAGATTCAACGAATTGGTGTAACTCCACCATTAATAACGCTGTAAATGCCATTAGTGCCCATAAACCAAGCATCAAGAAAAGTGAAGTTGAAAAGCCAATACCTGCAGAAGCAAGAGGAAGAGCGAGCATGCCGGCACCAATTGTTGTGCCAGCAATGATCAAAGTACTACCAAAAACCTTTGATTTATTCATTGTATATAATTCTTTACGTTAGGGTGTGTTTTAATTGTAATTCTTCTAGCTTAAGCGCATAAACCCAAAGAATATCTCGATTTTGGAGTATTCTGATTGAGTTTAATTCCAATTGCAACGGTTAATGTAATTTAAAATATCCACTGTAAATTAATGTTTACGTTGATGTTGTTGAGGTGCAAAAAATGAGGTGAGCAAACGTTTGACCATGATCGGCTTCAAAATAATTAGAGTAATTTATTGTACTTAATGTATGGTGGCAGTACATATGTCGTTCGCGTATACCCCTTTAACGTAGATAACCGTTAATGATCGCGAGTAGCTTCAAGCTATAAATATGGAATGGGTAGAGTAGAGTGCGTTCATCAAAGTGACATAATATAAGTCCAAGATGGTGCACTGGTTAATTGGACATAACGTCCACATCAAGGAATAGAGGGGGCACTATGAGTGACCAATCTTTAAATGACGAAAGTCTAGAGTTGTTAGATGCTATGGAAATTGGCATTGATTTATCTGACTACGAACAGACAGTTAAACAGTTAGCTGAAGAACTTTTTCCATCTTCTAACTAACGTTTCATTTCAATTCTTATACTGAGCAAATCTGATTCGCTCACTCGTCATACTAAAAGCTATCCTCATTAAAGTTCGCGAAGATAAACAAGTACGTTTACCATGTTACTTAGTTCTCGACACTTTAATGAGGTTCAATGAACTTTCTCGCACACCTTCATATCGCCAGTTACTGTAACAGCAACCTAGCAGGAAACTTGTTAGGTGATTTTGTGAAAGGCGACCCAAATAAACACTATTCAGATTCGCTTTCCGATGGCATTCGACTTCATCGATTTGTAGACAGCTATACAGACAGGCACGATGTTTCTCGCTCTGCTAAATCACTCTTTTCAAATCAAACGAAACGCTTTGCACCTATCGCACTCGATGTATTCTGGGATCACTGTTTAGCCAATCAGTGGGCCAATTTTTCTAAGCAATCACTAGAGCGTTTTTGTCTCGATAGCCATCAACAAATATTTGATCATCAAGAACCTCATTGGCCGGAAAGCTTTGTGGTCATTCATCAGAAAATGGCAGAACAACGCTGGTTGGAGAGTTACCAGGATATGGAGTCC
The window above is part of the Vibrio chagasii genome. Proteins encoded here:
- a CDS encoding HAD-IA family hydrolase is translated as MRLEQTKCVIFDCDGTLIDSEKLCCQALVNVFSEFGAKLNLNDCYAHFQGGKLADILMDTQTRLGLSISIDTLEPLYRAELEALFQRHLKPMDGAVELIEFLKNQDIEFCIASNAPKSRVESSLAMTGMLDDFKGKVFSAFDANSWKPEPDLIMYTAMNMGFLPNECIYVDDTLKGIEAGVRAGIQSFRLRPNLDESVDGNPKADTAELAAQDIYSLEEISLWINGKHCSSGDKPNSAALVG
- a CDS encoding methyl-accepting chemotaxis protein, coding for MKEVQFRTIDKLFIKMSINDKFWVIFLIFLAAVASLSGLNYVNKVEYIDASAKHQAEYKLQGILSASDNPTNVSGITQQPRPQQTTISSNGVVAATAIANDGNYYSLTVSNNDIQNQKQQALYTLLLSFLWCVPFGLFCYWVATFLGGALWVLYTTTQKIGDGDLTSRLGFHPGRDEFGTIGCALDRSMDTLTELVNNVNQSAATLSETSSSFETEMKRSETQIMSQNASLDSVATAMDQMTASANEVSNISARSTEQTEQDAQQINDSHAKVQHAISEITTLSSLIEQTSSSVTSLNVNTSQINEVITTINAISEQTNLLALNAAIEAARAGEQGRGFAVVADEVRTLASRTQSATVEIQAMIERLQQESRNIAKITEQTVDQAQTSSQLISNIGDDVNSIADSAQALMDMSIQIATSADEQSNVANTIAAELNDIRSQSDVIKEVAQNSSNGVSKLTEASVTLSQTLARYRT
- a CDS encoding aromatic amino acid transporter: MNKSKVFGSTLIIAGTTIGAGMLALPLASAGIGFSTSLFLMLGLWALMAFTALLMVELHQFVESDATLHTLAHTILGTKGKWIASFAVMFLFYALCAAYIAGGGAQFNQRIADIAGIKLNGQVTTLLFTLLVAGVVTIGTHSVDKVNRVLFGLKLVAMVLVLSFLAPNITSQYLLSMPLQQGLIVAAIPVVFTSFGFHGSIPSIVRYLDGDVRSLRKVMIVGSALPLIIYIFWQGVTLGVVSQEQLLSDTSLGALLVSLSQTVHQSNLSVIVGVFADLALLTSFIGVSLGLFEFMGDSLSNKLGSAKRVKTAVITFLPPLGFALFYPQGFIMALGYAAIALSVLAILLPTVMVYKVRYTDFTIATNGSQSNYQVLGGSKALFLAGGVGVFIIAIQILISVGLLPSLG
- a CDS encoding ACP phosphodiesterase is translated as MNFLAHLHIASYCNSNLAGNLLGDFVKGDPNKHYSDSLSDGIRLHRFVDSYTDRHDVSRSAKSLFSNQTKRFAPIALDVFWDHCLANQWANFSKQSLERFCLDSHQQIFDHQEPHWPESFVVIHQKMAEQRWLESYQDMESIEMVLQRIALRRPKLGMLKACYADLENHYDTLQCHFNELYPMVLKEASEFNTLQLKKNQKER